The following are encoded in a window of Mycobacterium decipiens genomic DNA:
- a CDS encoding metal ABC transporter ATP-binding protein, translating to MSQPAVALTGARLAFGDRVLWDHLDLSVTPGEFIVVLGPNGTGKTSLLKVLLGQLPLSAGAALLNGKPITAGSARIGYVPQHHPIDPEVLLRGRDLVALGVDGRRWGPMPLSSAGRAHRREAVRRALQQVNGERLADVRVGLMSGGELQRVRIAQALASDPTLMLCDEPLLALDPANAKLVSELIDRRRKEAGTAVIVVTHEVNPMLPYVDRVLYLVDGRFLIGTVEQVMTTETLSALYRADMQVVKVGNGRDVRYVVIGEPEGQAR from the coding sequence GTGTCTCAGCCAGCGGTTGCACTAACCGGCGCCCGGCTGGCGTTCGGCGATCGTGTGCTCTGGGACCACCTCGACCTGTCGGTGACGCCCGGTGAGTTCATCGTGGTGCTGGGTCCCAACGGCACCGGAAAGACGTCGCTGCTCAAGGTGCTGCTCGGACAGCTGCCGCTCAGTGCCGGCGCCGCGCTGCTGAACGGCAAGCCGATCACCGCCGGCAGCGCGCGCATCGGCTATGTGCCGCAACACCATCCGATCGACCCGGAAGTGCTGCTGCGGGGGCGTGACCTGGTTGCCCTCGGCGTCGACGGACGCCGCTGGGGCCCTATGCCGCTTTCGTCCGCGGGCCGGGCTCACCGCCGCGAGGCGGTGCGGCGGGCGCTGCAACAGGTCAATGGTGAACGGCTGGCCGATGTCCGGGTCGGGCTGATGTCCGGCGGTGAGTTGCAGCGGGTACGCATCGCCCAGGCGCTGGCCAGCGACCCTACGCTGATGCTCTGCGATGAGCCGCTGCTGGCGTTGGATCCGGCCAACGCCAAGCTGGTGTCGGAGCTGATCGACCGGCGCCGCAAGGAAGCTGGAACCGCCGTCATCGTCGTCACCCACGAGGTCAACCCGATGCTGCCGTACGTGGACCGGGTGCTTTATCTGGTCGATGGGAGATTCCTGATCGGCACCGTCGAGCAGGTCATGACCACCGAGACATTGTCGGCGCTGTACCGGGCCGACATGCAGGTAGTGAAAGTCGGCAACGGACGCGACGTCCGCTACGTGGTGATCGGCGAGCCGGAAGGACAGGCCCGATGA
- a CDS encoding substrate-binding domain-containing protein produces the protein MSPTPRRRATLASLAAELKVSRTTISNAFNRPDQLSTDLRERVLATAKRMGYAGPDPVARSLRTRKAGAVGLVMAEPLTYFFSDPAARDFVAGVAQSCEGLGQGLLLVAVGPSRSLADGTAAVLAAGVDGFVVYSVCDDDPYLQVVLQRRLPVVVVDQPKDLSGVSRVGIDDRAAMRELADYVLGLGHRELGLLTMRLGRDRRQDLVDADRLGSPTFDVQRERIAGVWEAMTAAGVDPDSLTVVESYEHLPTSGGAAAKVACEANPRITALMCTADILALSAMDYLRAHGIYVPGQMSVTGFDGVPEALSRGLTTVAQPSLQKGRRAGELLLKPPRSGLPVVEVLGTELIRGRTAGPPA, from the coding sequence GTGAGTCCCACACCGCGTAGGCGGGCGACTCTGGCGTCGTTGGCAGCCGAGCTCAAGGTGTCGCGTACCACCATCTCGAATGCCTTCAACAGACCGGATCAGCTTTCTACCGACCTTCGTGAGCGGGTGCTTGCCACGGCCAAGCGAATGGGCTACGCCGGACCAGACCCGGTGGCGCGATCGCTGCGGACCCGCAAAGCCGGCGCGGTTGGTTTGGTGATGGCCGAACCGCTGACCTACTTCTTCAGTGACCCGGCGGCGCGGGATTTCGTTGCGGGAGTGGCGCAATCGTGCGAAGGGCTGGGACAGGGACTGTTGCTGGTTGCCGTCGGCCCCAGTCGGAGCCTCGCGGACGGCACCGCCGCGGTGCTCGCCGCCGGGGTGGACGGCTTCGTGGTGTACTCGGTATGCGACGACGATCCCTACCTGCAGGTGGTGCTGCAGCGCCGGCTGCCGGTGGTGGTGGTCGACCAGCCCAAAGACCTTTCCGGCGTGTCGCGGGTCGGCATCGACGACCGGGCGGCGATGCGCGAGCTTGCCGACTACGTGCTCGGGTTGGGGCATCGCGAGCTCGGGCTACTGACCATGCGGCTGGGGCGGGACCGCCGGCAAGACCTGGTGGACGCCGACAGGCTGGGGTCGCCGACCTTCGATGTGCAGCGCGAACGCATCGCCGGTGTATGGGAAGCGATGACGGCCGCCGGCGTCGACCCGGATTCGCTGACCGTGGTGGAAAGCTACGAGCACCTCCCGACGTCCGGCGGGGCGGCCGCCAAGGTGGCGTGCGAGGCCAATCCGCGGATCACCGCGCTGATGTGCACCGCCGACATACTGGCCCTCTCAGCCATGGATTACCTGCGGGCACATGGGATTTACGTACCGGGTCAGATGAGCGTCACGGGGTTTGACGGCGTGCCAGAGGCACTAAGCAGAGGGCTGACGACGGTCGCGCAGCCGAGCCTGCAGAAGGGGCGCCGGGCGGGCGAGCTGCTGCTGAAGCCGCCGCGGTCCGGACTACCCGTCGTCGAGGTGCTCGGTACCGAGCTGATCCGGGGCCGCACCGCGGGCCCGCCGGCGTAG
- a CDS encoding sensor domain-containing protein encodes MRKQIAALAALAGACLLAAGCTNVVDGNAVAADEAGPLSQDPIPVAALDGLLLDLSQINSALGATSMKVWFNAKGMWDWSKSVPDKNCLAIDGPAQETVYAGTGWTAMRGERLDDSIDDSKKRKHYAIQAVVAFPTARDAGEFYNSSVQSWSRCSNRRFIDVNPGQADTVWTVAEVVNDDGTLSSSQVQEGGDGWTCQRALTARNNIAIDVVTCAYSQSGSVAIGIATQIAAKVAKQ; translated from the coding sequence GTGCGCAAGCAGATCGCCGCTCTCGCGGCGTTGGCTGGTGCGTGCCTGCTCGCAGCCGGATGCACCAACGTTGTCGACGGGAATGCGGTGGCCGCCGACGAGGCCGGGCCGCTGAGTCAGGACCCGATACCCGTTGCAGCGCTCGACGGGCTGCTGCTCGACCTAAGCCAGATCAACAGCGCGCTGGGTGCGACGTCGATGAAGGTGTGGTTCAACGCCAAGGGGATGTGGGACTGGAGTAAGAGCGTGCCCGACAAGAATTGCTTGGCCATCGACGGTCCGGCACAAGAGACGGTCTACGCCGGTACCGGGTGGACCGCCATGCGCGGCGAGCGCCTCGACGACAGCATCGACGACTCCAAGAAGCGCAAGCACTACGCCATTCAGGCCGTCGTCGCCTTCCCGACCGCGCGCGATGCCGGGGAGTTCTACAACTCCTCGGTGCAGAGCTGGAGCAGGTGTTCGAATCGCCGGTTTATCGATGTCAACCCGGGCCAGGCGGACACCGTGTGGACGGTGGCCGAAGTTGTCAACGACGACGGCACACTCAGCAGCTCACAGGTCCAGGAAGGCGGCGACGGATGGACCTGCCAGCGCGCCCTGACCGCGCGAAACAACATCGCCATCGACGTTGTCACGTGCGCCTATAGCCAATCGGGTTCGGTGGCGATCGGCATCGCAACCCAAATCGCGGCCAAGGTGGCTAAGCAGTAG
- a CDS encoding ornithine cyclodeaminase family protein — translation MTTTRSVDFISAQAVSAALTPARAVQAIEDALRAGLDPAGDFQRTVLDVAHGQLLVMPSQSSSSVGVKVATVAPANPGRDLPLVQAIYILFDGNTLSPRVFIDGAALTTLRTPAVSIAAVKPALLRASTPLHVTVFGAGPQGVAHVDTIADVVGQTRQIASTTYVVRHPDIARLPPQAHVVHAQSPEAISAVERADVIVCATGSAVPVFDSRVAKRDVIVMAVGSHRPDRREVDSALCARAQVIVEDPQTALREGGDVVLAIAESGLTAGQLIPMKDVVTGTSPLHADRAVFFKSTGMGWEDAVVAEAIVSGTLDAT, via the coding sequence ATGACAACCACCCGTTCGGTTGACTTCATCTCTGCTCAAGCGGTTTCGGCGGCGCTGACCCCCGCCCGGGCCGTGCAGGCCATCGAGGATGCACTGCGGGCGGGACTCGATCCGGCTGGAGACTTCCAGCGCACCGTCCTCGACGTAGCCCACGGCCAGTTGCTGGTGATGCCGTCGCAGTCGTCGTCCAGCGTCGGCGTCAAGGTCGCCACCGTCGCACCCGCCAATCCCGGGCGCGACCTGCCCCTCGTCCAAGCGATATACATCCTGTTCGACGGAAACACGCTAAGCCCGCGGGTGTTCATCGACGGCGCCGCCCTCACTACGCTGCGCACCCCCGCCGTATCGATCGCCGCTGTCAAGCCTGCGCTGCTACGCGCCAGCACCCCGTTGCACGTGACGGTGTTTGGCGCCGGCCCACAGGGCGTCGCCCATGTTGACACCATCGCCGACGTGGTGGGGCAGACTCGCCAGATCGCATCGACGACCTACGTCGTGCGCCACCCCGACATCGCGCGCCTGCCACCGCAGGCTCACGTCGTTCACGCGCAGTCGCCCGAGGCGATCAGTGCCGTGGAGCGCGCCGACGTAATCGTCTGTGCCACCGGGTCTGCGGTGCCGGTGTTCGATTCCCGTGTGGCGAAACGCGACGTCATCGTTATGGCGGTCGGATCACACCGCCCCGACCGGCGCGAGGTGGACAGCGCACTCTGCGCCCGCGCCCAGGTCATAGTCGAGGACCCACAGACCGCGCTACGCGAAGGCGGGGACGTGGTCCTGGCCATCGCCGAATCAGGTTTGACCGCAGGGCAGCTCATCCCGATGAAAGACGTCGTCACCGGCACTTCACCCTTGCACGCCGACCGCGCAGTTTTCTTCAAGAGCACCGGCATGGGCTGGGAAGATGCTGTTGTCGCCGAGGCGATCGTCAGCGGGACACTAGATGCCACCTAG
- a CDS encoding metal ABC transporter solute-binding protein, Zn/Mn family, which yields MDVRRTLNRVASRLPAILVCLVGSTALTGCGTDGAAHPGAVDVVASTDVWGSVARAVTGSHLSVKSILTGADADPHSYQASPADAAAIVDAELVIYNGGGYDSWVDRVLAAHPAIQSVAAYSLLDATNDEKMRNEHVFYDLNVAKSVAATIADRLAVLDPANAGDYRDNAAEFGRGADAIASSEHAIAVSYPAAAVLATEPVVHYLLAASGLNNRTPATFIAANENDNDPSPADMAAVLDLIARREVAALLVNPQTPTAATNGLQAAARRAGVPIAEVTETLPSGTDYLTWQRDTVNQLTAALRSGR from the coding sequence ATGGACGTGCGACGGACGCTAAACCGGGTGGCGAGCCGGCTGCCGGCCATCCTCGTCTGCCTGGTCGGTTCGACCGCGCTGACGGGCTGTGGAACCGATGGCGCGGCGCACCCGGGCGCGGTTGACGTGGTGGCCTCCACCGACGTGTGGGGCAGCGTGGCACGCGCCGTCACCGGCAGCCACCTGAGTGTGAAGTCCATCCTCACCGGGGCGGATGCCGACCCACATTCGTATCAGGCCAGTCCCGCGGACGCCGCCGCGATCGTCGACGCAGAGCTGGTGATCTATAACGGCGGCGGCTACGACTCCTGGGTGGACCGGGTGTTGGCCGCCCATCCCGCCATCCAGTCCGTCGCCGCCTACTCGCTGCTGGACGCCACGAACGACGAAAAAATGCGCAACGAACACGTCTTCTACGACCTGAATGTCGCGAAGTCGGTCGCGGCAACCATCGCGGACCGGTTGGCGGTCCTCGACCCGGCCAATGCCGGGGACTACCGAGACAACGCCGCGGAGTTCGGCCGCGGCGCCGACGCGATCGCAAGTTCCGAGCACGCGATCGCGGTCAGCTACCCCGCCGCCGCTGTCCTCGCGACCGAACCCGTCGTGCACTATCTGCTGGCGGCGTCCGGCCTGAACAATCGCACCCCGGCTACCTTCATCGCGGCGAACGAAAACGACAACGACCCCTCCCCGGCCGACATGGCGGCCGTCCTCGACCTGATCGCCCGCCGTGAGGTCGCGGCGTTGCTGGTCAATCCGCAGACGCCCACCGCCGCCACCAACGGCCTGCAGGCGGCCGCCCGCCGCGCTGGGGTGCCGATCGCCGAGGTGACCGAGACCTTGCCCAGCGGAACCGACTACCTGACCTGGCAGCGCGACACCGTCAACCAACTGACGGCCGCGTTGCGGTCGGGCCGCTAG
- a CDS encoding MBL fold metallo-hydrolase, which produces MRLKLGRPDIARYSNRFSVPAAQPDTPLSVTWMGVATLLVDDGAAGVLTDGYFSRPSLARVAAGKVSPSPARVDGCLARARVSRLAAVIPVHTHIDHAMDSALVADRTGAQLVGGESAANVGRGYGLPENRIVVAVAGEPIQVGAFDVTLVESQHCPPDRFPGVIDAPLTPPVKASAYRCGEAWSTLVHHRPSGRRLLIQGSAGFVKGALAPHRADAVYLSVGQLGLQPRSYLVDYWAEVVRAVGARRVVLIHWDDFFRPLSKPLRALPYAADDLDVSLRVLDELAVQDGIALQMPTVWRREDPWL; this is translated from the coding sequence ATGCGTCTAAAACTGGGCCGTCCCGATATCGCGCGGTATTCCAACAGGTTTAGCGTGCCAGCCGCGCAACCCGATACGCCGTTGTCGGTGACGTGGATGGGCGTGGCGACGCTGCTGGTCGACGACGGGGCGGCCGGGGTGCTGACCGACGGCTACTTCTCCCGGCCCAGCCTGGCCCGGGTGGCGGCCGGAAAGGTGTCGCCGTCACCGGCACGCGTCGACGGTTGCCTGGCCCGGGCCAGGGTGTCCCGGCTGGCGGCCGTTATCCCGGTGCACACGCACATCGACCACGCGATGGACTCCGCGCTGGTCGCCGACCGCACCGGGGCGCAGCTGGTCGGGGGCGAGTCGGCGGCTAATGTCGGGCGCGGATACGGGCTGCCGGAGAACCGCATTGTCGTCGCCGTTGCCGGCGAGCCAATTCAAGTGGGCGCCTTCGACGTGACGTTGGTGGAATCGCAGCACTGCCCACCCGACCGGTTTCCCGGGGTGATCGACGCACCGCTGACACCGCCGGTGAAGGCGTCGGCCTACCGCTGCGGTGAGGCGTGGTCGACGTTGGTGCACCACCGGCCGTCGGGCCGGCGGCTGTTGATCCAGGGCAGCGCCGGTTTCGTCAAGGGCGCCCTGGCGCCTCACCGCGCCGATGCCGTCTACCTCAGCGTCGGCCAGCTGGGCTTGCAACCACGGTCGTACCTGGTCGACTACTGGGCCGAGGTCGTGCGCGCCGTAGGCGCGCGACGCGTGGTCCTCATCCATTGGGACGACTTCTTCCGACCCCTGTCAAAGCCGTTGCGGGCCTTACCGTATGCGGCCGACGACCTAGACGTGTCCCTTCGCGTCCTCGACGAGCTGGCCGTCCAGGACGGTATCGCGCTGCAGATGCCGACGGTGTGGCGGCGCGAGGATCCTTGGCTGTGA
- a CDS encoding EamA family transporter, with amino-acid sequence MASSTVVADLGDRPADVRARNRLGGLALMLTSGLSNQLGAAAGAHAFGVVGPIGVVAVRQWIAGLVLLLCARPRLHTLSAKQWRPVIGLAAAWAVMNTTLYVAVDRIGLGLAVTLEFLGPLAVALASSRRLVTVGCAAVIGAAVLALARPQPSTDYVGIASGLAAAGCWASYILLNRTIGQRIPGSLGLAAAVLMSSLAYVPVGVVVLLHHKPTVAAAGYAVAAGLLASVVPIVTDLLALRRVDVHTFGLFMSFQPVLAALVGLVLLGQALDGIHWAAIIAIVAANCAAAFASGRTQSGTPPVRKERHDNHPFG; translated from the coding sequence ATGGCGAGTTCGACTGTGGTCGCTGACCTTGGTGACCGGCCCGCCGATGTGCGGGCGAGGAATCGGCTCGGCGGCCTCGCGTTGATGTTGACCAGTGGATTGTCCAACCAACTCGGCGCAGCCGCGGGCGCCCATGCGTTCGGGGTGGTCGGCCCGATCGGTGTGGTCGCGGTGCGCCAGTGGATCGCCGGTCTGGTGCTGCTGCTGTGTGCGCGGCCACGGTTGCACACCCTCAGCGCCAAGCAGTGGCGACCGGTCATCGGTCTCGCTGCGGCGTGGGCGGTCATGAATACCACCCTGTATGTGGCCGTGGACCGGATTGGTCTCGGGCTGGCGGTGACGCTCGAGTTCCTCGGGCCCCTGGCCGTGGCGTTAGCCTCGTCGCGGCGATTGGTCACGGTTGGCTGCGCCGCCGTCATCGGCGCCGCGGTGCTCGCGTTGGCCCGGCCGCAGCCGTCCACGGACTACGTCGGTATCGCCTCGGGGTTGGCGGCGGCGGGCTGCTGGGCGTCCTACATATTGCTCAATCGCACGATAGGGCAACGCATTCCAGGCTCACTTGGCTTGGCGGCAGCGGTTCTGATGTCGTCGTTGGCCTATGTACCGGTAGGCGTGGTAGTGCTGCTGCACCATAAGCCGACCGTTGCGGCGGCGGGCTACGCGGTGGCGGCGGGCCTGCTCGCCTCGGTGGTGCCGATAGTGACGGACTTATTGGCGCTGCGGCGCGTGGACGTGCACACCTTCGGCCTATTCATGAGCTTTCAGCCGGTGTTGGCCGCTCTGGTCGGCTTGGTCCTGCTCGGCCAGGCTCTCGATGGCATCCATTGGGCCGCGATCATCGCCATCGTGGCGGCCAATTGCGCGGCCGCGTTCGCGTCTGGCCGGACCCAGTCCGGTACTCCGCCAGTCCGAAAGGAGCGTCATGACAACCACCCGTTCGGTTGA
- a CDS encoding metal ABC transporter permease, translating to MNDRLTDMLDHLFSFEITAHLLQHDFVQQALVAAALLGLVAGLIGPFIVMRQMSFAVHGSSELSLTGAAFALLAGFEVGVGALVGSAIAAALFGILGQRARERDSVIGVVLAFGLGLAVLFIHLYPGRTGASFALLTGQIVGVGYSGLAMLTLVCLLVIAVLVICYRPLLFASADPEVAAARGVPVRAMTVVFAALVGVVAAQAVQIVGALLVMSLLITPAAAAARLVATPAAAIATSVVFAEVSAVGGIVLSLAPGVPVSVLVATISFVIYLICWLLGRRR from the coding sequence ATGAACGACCGGCTCACCGACATGTTGGACCATCTGTTCTCCTTCGAGATCACCGCCCACCTGCTCCAGCACGACTTCGTGCAACAGGCTCTGGTCGCAGCGGCGCTACTCGGACTGGTAGCCGGGCTGATCGGGCCGTTCATCGTGATGCGCCAGATGTCGTTCGCCGTGCACGGCTCCAGCGAATTGTCGCTGACCGGAGCCGCATTCGCTCTGCTGGCCGGGTTCGAGGTGGGGGTGGGCGCGCTGGTCGGCAGCGCTATCGCCGCGGCACTGTTCGGAATCCTGGGGCAGCGAGCGCGGGAGCGCGACTCGGTAATCGGCGTGGTGCTGGCATTCGGGCTCGGCCTAGCGGTCTTGTTCATCCATCTCTACCCGGGACGGACCGGCGCCAGTTTCGCGCTGCTGACCGGTCAGATCGTCGGGGTGGGCTACTCCGGGCTGGCCATGCTGACCCTGGTTTGCCTGCTCGTCATCGCCGTACTGGTGATCTGTTACCGACCGCTGCTGTTTGCCAGCGCCGACCCGGAGGTCGCGGCCGCCCGCGGTGTGCCGGTGCGCGCCATGACCGTCGTGTTCGCCGCACTGGTCGGTGTGGTGGCCGCCCAGGCGGTCCAGATCGTCGGGGCGCTCCTGGTCATGTCGTTGTTGATCACCCCGGCGGCTGCGGCCGCGCGGCTGGTCGCCACGCCGGCCGCGGCGATCGCGACCTCGGTGGTCTTCGCCGAGGTGTCCGCTGTCGGGGGCATCGTGCTGTCATTGGCGCCCGGAGTCCCGGTCTCGGTGTTGGTGGCCACCATCTCGTTCGTGATCTACCTGATTTGCTGGTTGCTCGGGCGGCGTCGGTAG
- a CDS encoding sensor domain-containing protein encodes MHRATRWPTTLLATAWVVGGCASTVAGNPQAGADRGPLSWGPDLTEAQLAGVLLDEPQINQIMGSDAMTVINRYDRTPDDAGGTYSDPTCAGAVFNTVETAYQGSRYVATRGSEWSEPGAHFTHYVDQGVVSFHSGQDARKFLSASQDVWRRCVAKHVTYTPKDGKPSTWTIRAPATRGGVTATVVDKEAGGGYTCSHGITAKSNVVIDVSACSYRVADQGVATVSSVVNAIAGKFPT; translated from the coding sequence ATGCACCGGGCAACTCGATGGCCGACCACGCTGCTCGCCACGGCCTGGGTTGTTGGCGGATGCGCCTCCACCGTTGCGGGAAACCCACAAGCCGGTGCCGACCGCGGCCCACTCAGCTGGGGACCTGATCTCACCGAGGCACAACTGGCCGGCGTGCTGCTCGACGAACCGCAGATCAACCAGATCATGGGCAGCGACGCGATGACGGTCATCAACCGCTACGACCGGACGCCCGACGATGCGGGCGGCACCTATTCCGACCCCACGTGCGCGGGCGCGGTGTTCAACACGGTCGAGACCGCCTACCAGGGCAGCCGCTACGTCGCGACCAGAGGTTCGGAGTGGAGCGAGCCCGGCGCCCACTTCACCCACTACGTCGACCAAGGCGTCGTGTCGTTCCACAGCGGGCAGGACGCCCGCAAGTTCCTTTCCGCCTCGCAGGACGTGTGGCGGCGCTGCGTCGCAAAACACGTCACCTACACCCCGAAGGACGGCAAACCCAGTACCTGGACGATTCGTGCGCCGGCCACCAGGGGTGGCGTCACCGCGACGGTGGTCGACAAGGAAGCAGGCGGCGGCTACACCTGCTCGCACGGGATCACCGCCAAATCCAACGTGGTGATCGATGTTTCGGCGTGCAGCTACCGCGTCGCCGATCAGGGCGTCGCCACGGTGAGCTCGGTCGTCAACGCCATCGCCGGAAAGTTCCCGACATGA
- a CDS encoding sensor domain-containing protein, with translation MTPKRAVLAAIWVTTVALTAAGCTTAVEGMALPAEPRGPTTATTPTSAAPSVVSATVLEGLLLTPEQIVALVGGTVMAPVGTIAGTSDSAEVIDDRTCVGLGSLGDVAIYSNSGWVAMRGNQLTSPDAVQADVTQLVTSFTTTADAAALLQRARRDWQGCANRRYGFDSSNGNHSYFDTGPVNGSGSRIEVLLRQEEDPRWACSHAMAVQKSIVAEGRVCLLNRDTTAAVNNLLDQVVARIPQ, from the coding sequence ATGACCCCCAAACGGGCTGTCCTAGCGGCGATCTGGGTAACCACCGTGGCCCTGACCGCCGCCGGCTGCACCACCGCGGTCGAGGGAATGGCGCTACCCGCCGAGCCCCGCGGCCCCACCACCGCGACGACACCTACCAGCGCAGCACCCAGCGTCGTTTCGGCGACGGTGCTCGAAGGGCTGCTGCTGACCCCCGAGCAGATCGTCGCCCTGGTGGGTGGCACGGTCATGGCGCCGGTCGGCACGATCGCCGGCACGTCGGACTCAGCCGAAGTCATCGACGATCGCACCTGCGTGGGTCTCGGGTCGCTGGGGGACGTGGCGATCTACTCCAACAGCGGGTGGGTCGCGATGCGCGGCAACCAGTTGACCAGCCCCGACGCCGTCCAAGCCGATGTCACGCAGCTCGTCACATCGTTTACCACGACCGCAGACGCCGCGGCCTTGCTGCAGCGCGCACGTCGGGATTGGCAAGGCTGCGCGAATCGGCGATACGGCTTTGACTCCTCGAACGGCAACCACAGCTACTTCGACACGGGACCCGTGAACGGCAGCGGCTCGCGCATCGAGGTGTTGCTGCGCCAAGAGGAAGATCCCCGATGGGCGTGTTCGCACGCGATGGCCGTCCAGAAGAGCATCGTCGCAGAGGGGCGGGTCTGCCTGCTCAACAGGGACACCACCGCGGCGGTCAACAACCTGCTTGACCAAGTGGTCGCCAGGATCCCGCAGTGA
- a CDS encoding LamB/YcsF family protein — translation MACIDLNSDLGEGFGVWRLGDDGAMLDIVTSANVACGFHAGDPAGLLRVCRSASERGVRIGAQVSYRDLAGFGRRFIDVDAEDLLADVVYQIGALQAIAQASGSAVSYVKPHGALYNTIVTNREQAAAVAQAVRMVDAALPVLGMTGSVFFDEATRVGLRTVAEAFADRAYRPDGQLVSRREPGAVLDDPAAIAQRVVKMVNTGTVIAVDGSVLAITVESVCVHGDSPGAVQIATAVRDQLNVTGTEIQAFC, via the coding sequence GTGGCCTGCATCGACCTCAATTCCGACTTGGGCGAGGGATTCGGTGTCTGGCGGCTCGGTGATGACGGCGCCATGCTCGACATCGTCACCAGTGCCAACGTGGCTTGCGGCTTCCACGCCGGCGACCCGGCCGGTCTGCTGCGAGTATGCCGTTCGGCCAGCGAGCGTGGCGTGCGGATCGGAGCGCAAGTCAGCTACCGCGACCTGGCCGGGTTCGGCAGACGCTTCATCGACGTCGACGCCGAGGATCTGCTCGCCGATGTCGTGTACCAGATCGGTGCGTTGCAGGCGATCGCACAGGCGTCCGGCTCGGCGGTCTCGTACGTCAAACCCCATGGCGCCCTGTACAACACGATAGTGACCAACCGTGAGCAGGCCGCCGCTGTCGCTCAGGCGGTACGCATGGTGGACGCCGCGCTGCCGGTGCTGGGCATGACGGGTTCGGTGTTTTTCGACGAAGCCACCCGCGTTGGCCTGCGCACCGTGGCAGAAGCGTTCGCCGATCGGGCCTATCGGCCAGACGGACAGCTGGTTTCCCGCCGCGAACCGGGCGCGGTGCTCGACGATCCTGCGGCGATCGCGCAGCGGGTGGTGAAGATGGTGAACACCGGCACGGTCATCGCCGTCGATGGCTCCGTCCTTGCCATCACGGTGGAATCGGTTTGCGTACATGGTGATTCGCCGGGCGCGGTGCAGATCGCAACGGCGGTGCGTGACCAACTGAATGTCACGGGCACCGAGATCCAGGCGTTCTGCTGA